Proteins from a single region of Fibrobacter sp. UWB5:
- the proC gene encoding pyrroline-5-carboxylate reductase has protein sequence MSEKIFFAGTGNMGGAILRGLLKAGTDASTIFFFDPSDKAAAEVSALGCVRVASFAEGLAKADVTFLCVKPQIFKLVAAEWKAAAAAEKSTKTFVSIMAGVTRKALIEVLGEKNQILRVMPNLPLTVGKGSVGLATDGVTEETLAIAEKIFGNIGVTCRVAESLMDAVTGLSGSAPAYVFEFIEGLTRGGVKAGLTRDVALKLALGTIEGSVELVKQSGKSPSDLCAMVCSPAGTTIAGINALEEGAFRSTLIKAVVAGTDRSKELGK, from the coding sequence ATGTCAGAAAAAATCTTTTTCGCAGGAACAGGAAACATGGGTGGTGCAATCCTCCGCGGTCTTTTGAAGGCCGGCACGGACGCCTCCACCATTTTCTTCTTTGACCCCTCCGACAAGGCCGCTGCAGAAGTCTCTGCTCTCGGCTGCGTTCGCGTGGCAAGCTTTGCCGAAGGCCTCGCCAAGGCAGACGTCACCTTCCTTTGCGTGAAGCCGCAGATTTTCAAGCTGGTTGCCGCCGAATGGAAGGCTGCTGCCGCTGCAGAAAAGTCCACCAAGACTTTCGTGAGCATCATGGCCGGCGTTACCCGCAAGGCCCTCATCGAAGTCCTTGGCGAAAAGAACCAGATTCTCCGCGTGATGCCGAACCTGCCGCTGACCGTCGGCAAGGGCTCCGTGGGCCTCGCTACGGACGGCGTTACTGAAGAAACGCTCGCCATCGCCGAAAAGATCTTTGGCAACATCGGCGTGACCTGCCGCGTGGCAGAATCCCTGATGGATGCCGTCACCGGTCTTTCGGGCAGCGCTCCCGCCTACGTCTTCGAATTCATCGAAGGCCTTACCCGCGGCGGCGTGAAAGCGGGCCTTACCCGCGATGTCGCTCTCAAGCTGGCTCTCGGTACCATCGAAGGCAGTGTTGAACTCGTGAAGCAGTCCGGCAAGAGCCCCAGCGACCTCTGCGCCATGGTCTGCTCTCCTGCTGGCACCACCATTGCAGGCATCAACGCCCTCGAAGAAGGCGCCTTCCGCAGCACGCTCATCAAGGCTGTCGTTGCAGGCACCGACCGCAGCAAGGAACTGGGAAAATAG
- a CDS encoding sigma-54-dependent Fis family transcriptional regulator has protein sequence MATISLYAKENATSSFIQDVLSSVDYPVDTFREIPTAGAIPQVPLVIWDLDSFSTHNLQMLKALREKSPDTLILVYAEAPEQFGEISNKLYDSILSVESLKLHLMSQIAKLKDIHTARQIFRERMSHLVGKSPAMQQLRKTVERAIVHTGPVLIEGETGVGKELIARAVGCMYEKFITVNCSAIPENLFESELFGHTRGAFTGAQNERIGLFEAADGGAIFLDEIGDMPLHAQVKLLRVLQNKEIRPLGSNTTKHIDVRIIAATNRNLQQEIAEKRFREDLYYRLNVIPMQISPLRDRKEDIEDLANYFIQIYQGSGEKFTLSNAALRKLQEYDWPGNIRELENVIQRALCFTSAGALQPEDLHIDTVSPVSSTSATKPNSTNPHASDVSENPAETISAYENFRQMQLAQERDFLIKKIRECNGSVREAAQKLGLFRTALYNRLNHLGVNVKDL, from the coding sequence ATGGCGACCATCAGTCTATACGCAAAAGAAAATGCAACGTCCTCGTTTATACAGGACGTTCTTTCGTCGGTAGATTATCCGGTTGACACTTTCCGCGAAATCCCGACAGCGGGCGCGATTCCACAAGTCCCGCTTGTCATTTGGGATCTAGATTCTTTTTCGACGCATAACTTGCAAATGCTCAAGGCGCTCCGCGAAAAATCTCCGGACACCTTGATTCTTGTTTACGCCGAAGCCCCCGAGCAATTCGGAGAAATATCCAACAAGCTTTACGACAGCATTCTTTCGGTGGAATCCCTAAAGCTCCACTTGATGTCGCAAATCGCAAAGCTTAAGGATATTCATACCGCGCGCCAGATTTTCAGGGAGCGCATGAGCCACCTGGTAGGTAAAAGCCCGGCCATGCAACAGCTTCGCAAAACCGTAGAACGCGCTATCGTGCATACAGGCCCCGTACTCATTGAAGGCGAAACCGGTGTCGGTAAAGAGCTAATCGCTCGCGCCGTCGGCTGCATGTACGAAAAGTTCATCACGGTCAACTGCAGCGCCATTCCCGAAAACCTGTTCGAAAGCGAACTTTTCGGACACACCCGTGGAGCATTCACGGGTGCTCAAAACGAACGCATCGGTCTTTTTGAGGCAGCCGACGGCGGCGCCATCTTCCTCGACGAAATTGGCGATATGCCCTTGCATGCCCAAGTCAAGCTCCTGCGCGTTTTGCAGAACAAGGAAATCCGCCCGCTCGGTTCCAACACCACCAAGCACATCGATGTTCGCATCATTGCGGCAACGAACAGGAACTTGCAGCAAGAGATTGCCGAAAAACGTTTCCGCGAAGACCTCTATTACCGTCTGAACGTGATTCCCATGCAAATCTCGCCGCTCCGCGACCGCAAAGAAGACATCGAAGACTTGGCGAATTACTTCATCCAGATTTACCAAGGCTCCGGCGAAAAGTTCACGCTTTCAAACGCCGCCCTCCGCAAGCTCCAAGAATACGACTGGCCGGGCAACATCCGCGAACTGGAGAACGTCATCCAGCGTGCGCTCTGCTTTACAAGCGCAGGCGCCCTGCAGCCCGAAGACCTTCACATCGATACCGTAAGCCCGGTTTCCTCTACAAGCGCCACCAAGCCGAATTCAACCAACCCGCATGCAAGCGACGTTTCCGAGAATCCTGCAGAAACCATCTCCGCATACGAAAACTTCAGGCAAATGCAGCTGGCGCAGGAGCGCGATTTCTTGATCAAGAAAATCCGAGAATGCAATGGTTCCGTCCGCGAAGCCGCACAAAAACTCGGGCTGTTCCGCACCGCCCTCTACAATCGCCTGAACCATTTAGGTGTAAACGTTAAAGATTTATAA
- a CDS encoding ABC transporter ATP-binding protein, which translates to MNESMNTVLLQCENLVIGYRQDKRFDAVGLVTPVNFELKAGEVIALLGENGSGKSTFLKTLCGLLQPVSGTVLLQGKSQWTARERAKFITLVRMGGIVCDRMTVREFVGLGRMPYAGLFDGRSQEDERFVNESLALLEVEKFKDRWLTELSDGERSRVYLAQAVAQQVNVLLLDEPNAFMDIPRSRKLFTLLQKLAKERGMGILVSTHSVEYAEKYCDRIMVIEKGIARCERASDARAKGLLDWTEA; encoded by the coding sequence ATGAATGAATCTATGAATACGGTGCTTCTCCAGTGTGAAAACCTGGTAATCGGCTACAGGCAAGACAAGCGTTTCGATGCAGTCGGGCTTGTGACTCCGGTGAATTTTGAACTGAAGGCGGGCGAGGTGATTGCCTTGCTGGGCGAAAACGGCTCGGGCAAAAGTACCTTCCTCAAGACTTTATGCGGACTTTTGCAGCCGGTGTCGGGCACGGTTTTACTGCAGGGAAAATCGCAGTGGACGGCCCGCGAACGCGCCAAGTTCATAACGCTGGTGCGCATGGGCGGTATCGTTTGCGACCGCATGACGGTGCGCGAATTCGTGGGTCTTGGCCGCATGCCTTACGCAGGCCTTTTCGACGGGCGCAGTCAAGAAGATGAACGCTTTGTCAACGAATCCCTCGCCTTGCTGGAGGTTGAAAAATTCAAAGACCGCTGGCTCACGGAATTGAGTGATGGCGAACGGAGCCGCGTATATTTGGCGCAGGCGGTGGCCCAGCAGGTAAACGTGCTGCTGCTCGATGAACCGAATGCCTTTATGGATATTCCCCGCAGCCGCAAGCTGTTTACGCTTTTGCAAAAACTGGCGAAAGAACGTGGCATGGGAATTCTGGTGTCGACCCATTCTGTGGAATATGCCGAAAAGTACTGTGACCGGATCATGGTCATCGAAAAAGGAATCGCCCGTTGTGAGCGGGCGAGCGATGCAAGGGCTAAAGGTCTGCTAGACTGGACCGAAGCTTGA